A stretch of Porites lutea chromosome 5, jaPorLute2.1, whole genome shotgun sequence DNA encodes these proteins:
- the LOC140937759 gene encoding bis(5'-nucleosyl)-tetraphosphatase [asymmetrical]-like produces the protein MAAAELRAAGLIVFRRKRFTGPFEYLLLQTSYGRHHWTPPKGHVDPGESDIQTALRETEEESGLKESSLNVVKDVRKTLNYEVRGKPKIVIYWLAELRDYNTPIQLSQEHQEYRWVSVDSACQLLHDTTGQALREVDEELKNIAKFYTETY, from the coding sequence atggcggccgcGGAGCTTCGAGCAGCGGGATTAATCGTATTTCGCCGGAAACGCTTTACAGGACCTTTCGAATACCTTCTTCTACAAACATCTTACGGAAGACATCACTGGACACCACCTAAAGGTCATGTCGATCCCGGAGAGTCGGATATACAGACAGCTCTTCGAGAAACTGAAGAAGAATCAGGACTGAAAGAAAGCAGTTTGAACGTCGTGAAAGATGTACGAAAAACATTGAATTACGAGGTGCGAGGAAAGCCAAAGATTGTAATTTACTGGCTTGCTGAATTAAGGGATTACAATACGCCCATACAGCTCTCTCAAGAGCACCAGGAGTACAGATGGGTGTCTGTAGATTCCGCATGTCAGCTGTTACATGACACCACTGGGCAAGCATTGCGTGAAGTAGACGAGGAACTGAAGAACATAGCAAAGTTTTACACAGAGACATACTGA